The genome window CCTCTGAGGTCCTGGCATCCTTCCAGAAGGAGGTGGCCAGTTTCATCGAGGAAGGGGAGCGCTCCATGCTGGCGGAGGCTGAGGCTGATCTCCGCTGGAAGGAGGAGAGACGAGCCAAGCTGGTCCAGTGCAAGCAAAACCTGGAGAATGTCCCCAGCACTGACACCATCTACTTCCTCCAGGTGCCTGGGTAGAACatagcagagagaaaaagctgaTAACGTGGTCTTTTGGGGGGTTTGTCCCATCCCATGTGGACCCAGATGCCAGGAGCCCTGGGATGTGAGGGCTACAGAGTCTCACTCCTGTTGATACAGTCCTATCCCCCCCTGCTCCTGAGGGGGCCGAGCAGCCAAGACCCTCTTCCATCgcccccatctccatcctggCTGTGACTCAGGAGCAGCTGATGTGCTGCCCAGGCTGAGGCACAAGGCAGGACAGAGAGCAAGAGGTTGAGgtgtccccactgctcccatccAACATCCTCCCCTCCCTGGCAGCTCAGCAAGAGGAGACTGGTTTGTGGGGGAATGCTGCTCTGTGTGAGCTGTGCATGGGTCTGGTTTTGAGAGGGAGTGAAGAAAAGGTGCCAGGAATGTGGCTGGGAAAGCACTCTCCTCCCTTTCATAAGGCTGTCCTTGTGCCAAGTCCTGAGAGCTGCCAGTTCCCAAATCCTTTGAGGCAGGGTGGGGTTTTGGAACAAGAGACAACTTTGGTTTGTTTGAAACCTCCTGAAACTTGTATTTTTTGCTCAGGAATTTCAGGCCTTAAAAGTTGCCATGGAAGAAAACCTCTCACCAGCTCTGAGCTTCCCGAACGAGCTGAACTTCACCAAATGCACCCAAGCTGTGAGTGCTGTGAAGGATGTTCTGTCCGCTACCTGCAAAAAACAGTGGGACCACTTGCAGGGGAAAGGGATTGATGAGCAGAGTTACCAGGAGATAGAGGAAGGTTTGTGTTCATCCAGCCCTCTGCTCGAAGGTCACCCCAGCACGTTCTGTCCTCCCCGCATAGGTGGGAGGTGCCTGCAGACACTATGGCACCTGTGAGCACTGTCCCCTCTCCTTCCAGCCCTGGAAGCTGCAGGGCATGGTTGCACTGTGTTGCACAGTTCCTGTCTGGGCTTATTCCTTGTCTTTGaggttttatgatttttttccacagagaCTGGAGAGCAACAAACAGCCTGGAAGTTAGGGAGGGCCCTGAGGGAGGGGGCATGTGGCCAAAGAGGCCTCCCATGAAAGGGGCCTCTCTTTGCAGGACAGACGATCCTCTTCATGGGGAAGGCTGTGGTCTCCCAAACCTACCAGGGTTAAAAAGATGGTATGTTAGCTTTCTCGCTCACTCTCCCATTTAGCCTGagctctctcctctctcttgtTTCTCAGATGGCCATAGGAACTGTAGCCAATTTGTTGCTTCCCCTGCTCATCCCCCTGAGGTGGCAAAGATGGCATCTGTCCTTCCCTGTACCTGAGCCAGCAGGGATGTGCAGGGGGAGCTATGGATGCTGTTCTGGGCTCGAggcctgcagcagctgggtaCCATCAGGGTGTCAGGTGACACCCCTGCTTGTGGCATCAGTTTCTTTGCTAATGACAAACCCTTCTGTCCTTGTCTCTGCAGAGTTGGCTGTGTCCAGATTACCAGAGAAGTTAAACAGTCCCGCTTGCCAGGAGAGCCGTGATTACTTCCTGAAATGTAAGCAAGGGACTTCTGCTTTGACACTTGTTACTAAGGTccatcttccctttcctttctcccagccAGCAAGCTCCTTCCCACATGCCTGGCTGTGCTCACTCCAAGTCAACAGCTGTCAGGAGCGCTGCCGCCACTGGGGGAAATACTGCTCAGCTAACAAGGAagcttccttgttttcctgaaaacagtCATAATCTGTTTaagtgattttttccccccttgtcTGTAGTTCTGATGGACCAGCTGACAAGGGGTTATAGGTGCTCTGTGTAATTTCTGCTGCCTTCCAATCCAAATTGGATCCTCCATTAAATTAAATCAGAGTTTGTGCATCTGCCTTATGCACTCTGATGAGGGTCAGCTCCAGCGGCAGCAAGCAGAGGGATAATTCTGTGGCCACACAGGAACAGTGGAGCAGAAGGGGCTGAGGCTGGAGAGCGCAGGGCTGGGCTTGGGCTTCAACACCCTGTGCATCCCCCCACAGCCTTTACAGGGAAAATGGGGTCATCTACTGAGACAGCTGGGCAGCAAAGCCTGGGCTCAAGCAGAGTCTGCTGTGCCACTTCTATAGACTCTGGATGTGCCATGGTTCAGGCCTGCAACACAGTTGGCAACAATACGTGTCCAGGGCTGTTCCTGCTGGATATCCCCTCTGTCTGGGATCCAGTGGTAGTTCTCATGTAGCTCTGCATGTTGGGGGCTGTCTGTGCTCCAACAGGAGCCATAGGGCAGTGAGAGCCACCTGCAAGGAGCAGCTGGTTTGTGGTTGTTATGTGATTGGCTTTCCCCTGTCTTCTTGGGGTCCCTCCTTGTTGTGTTTGTCTGTGGTTGCCAGAAATCTACTTTTGTATGGGATGTTACCGCTGCCACTCTGTCAGGTAGATTCTCCAGTGTTTGGTATCGTGGTTGAACTCACTTAGTAGCTTTCCTGCTCTCTCCTCTGCCTGGTTACCTGTATTCATCCTGCTTATAGAGGTATCAACTGTTCCAGAGCCTCATCCTCAAGGGCTGAAATTGGCCATggtatttaaaaacaaggaGACAAAGTGATGGCAGAAGTCAGGGATGGTGCTAATCACTGAAGGCTGAAGCACGAGATCAGAGTTGGAAGGGAGGGGGGGATTTCCTCCTGTTTCCCTCCTCACCCtcatgtcttttttcttcttttttgtgcCCTACACAGTTGCCTTCATCATTGACCTGGACAGTGACACAGCTGACAAGTTTATCCATCTGTTTGGCACCAAAGGGGCCAAGCGGGTGCTGTGCCCCATCCCCTACCCAGAAAGCCCAACCCGGTTCATCAACTGTGAGCAGGTGCTGGGTTTGAATCTCATGAATAGGGGCAACTACTACTGGGAGGTGGAGCTCATCGATGGCTGGGTCAGCATTGGTGTCATTGCTGAGGACTTTGACCCCCGCGAGTCCTACACCCGTGGCCGCCTGGGGCGAAATGAGAAGTCCTGCTGCCTACAATGGAACGGACAGAACTATGTGGTCTGGTTTGGGGGCTTTGAGTCCGTCATTCAGCAGCCATTTTTCCAGACAATTGGGGTCTTCCTGGAGTATTCAGAGAAGGCCCTGACCTTCTATGGGGTCAAGGACTCCAAGAtgacctgcctgcagcagctcaaggTCTCCCCTTTTGCCAAGGGTATATTTGACCCATTCCAGAACAAGATCAATCACCAATTTGCCTCTCTTTTCTTGTGCAAGCTGAAGCCAGCCTTCTTCCTGGAGAGTGTCGATGCCCACCTGCAGATTGGGCCACTGAAGAAAGACTGTGTTTCAGTGCTAAAGCGTAGGTAACTGTTCAGAGAGTGGGATCATGGGAGGACTCAGAAAAGTCTCTCTTGCATTGTATTGCCACCATCACGGCTTCTCTTTAGTAGTGTTGTATATCTCTGTCACAGCCATCCTTGTTCTGTGCTGCCTGTGTCCCAGGGTGCATGAAGCTATCTGGTGGGCAGAGCCATGGGCTGGgagccaggagggagctggaTCCAAGTGCCAGCTCTGCCCTGAGCTGCTGAGCAAATTTGGATGAGTCTGCTACTCTCTGCCCCTCAGTTTCCCTTTCAGGCACTGTGATACAGCCTTTCTTGGTAAAGTGCATTGCTTAGGGGAAGTGCCACATTGATTTGAAGCTGTGCGTTGTCCGGCTGCCAGGCTGTCCAGTCCCTCTCCTTAGTATCTGCTAACACTGCTCTGGTGGCTTGTATAGATTCTCCATACTGTGCCTTACTTTGGTCACtatgttgctgctgtttttatGAAGTACTGGCTCATCAACACCTTCCACATGTTCCTTATAAAGTGCCTTTGAAGTAGCAAGCCCTGCATGGACCGGGCGAGCGCCCAAAGCAGATGCAGTCACTCCCCTGGTGCCTGCATCACTGTTGTGCCTTGGTgtggtgtcatgggttgagcagtagcagtcattttttctccttcttgtagctggtgcagtgctgtgttttgacttctgggctgggaacagttgcttgatagcgagcatgttttgagggtgtttttgttcaaggttttttctgagcacgtgctctgccggggaggaggggagtccgggaggaaagagagacaggacacctgacccaggctagccaatgaggtattccataccatagcacgtgatgcccaggatgcaactgggagagagctggaggggtggagctctggaggaaaatggaggagggagcacgcggtgctcggccgggcagggtggagtgagttatgggtcggtggctggtgggatgttgtattcttttcacttgttgtttgctgtatcattattatttgtagtagtaatggcagtagtgattttgtgctgtgccttagcaattaaaccgttcttatctcaacccgtgggggctacattctttgtattctccttcctaactctccgggagttgggggacttggtttaaaccacgacatgtgGGTGAGCAGTGTGTTCCAGGGTGGGTGGGATGCAGAGGAGGCTGGCTGGGGCTATGCTGCAGTGATGCAGTACCTCTACTTGCAGGGCTGGCCACCCATTAGTGCTGCAGACATGAAACAAGGATCTTTGCCTTCTCTCACACGACAGCCAGGGGATACTTTGGTCTGTGGCCAGGCTCACTTGGGAAAAGCTGTGGGCCTGTGTGTATTGGAGCTCCATGGCTGTGGGGCTGTTCCACACAGCAGCCAAAAATCCTAGCTGGGAACTGGGAGAAACATTTTgccaagaagcagcagcactgttaACTTGCCTTGAGATGGTGAAGTAAGCAGCATGGAACACTTTTGAGGATGTGCTTTTAGTAAACATGTTCCTCGGGAACTGCTTACCAAAGCTTTACAGCCTAATTTTCCCCCAACATTTTTGATGACACTACTATTTTAAGAGATTTAAGGATTAAACAGATAATACTGTTTAACCCCTGGCTCTTAAAGTGCCCTGGGAATTTTTTTACAGCTGCATTTACTTGAGCTGTAAATGCACCCATTAgcttaggggtttttttaagtggcAAGGAGGTGCTGGATGGCCTGTTCTAGGAATGGCTGTGAGCACATGGATTAAAGGTACAGCATCAGTCAGTTATTAAACAATACTTTAGTCTCTGGTAATAAGTAAGAATTAACAAAAACAACTCTCAAGCAAGTTTCCTCTCTGGGAAGGGTGGAAATTCGAGGCTGAGAGCCAAAAATGCCAGTTCACATGTCCTGAGGTAgcttttccagaaggaaaatacagaaatactgcCTGTGAGGGCAGCACATTGCAGCCCCTGTCTCAGCACAGGCCACCCTTCCACAAGCTTATCTTTTCTAGGATTAGTTTGTTACCTATCTCCTTGCTTTACAGAATCATACTGTTGTTTAATAGGCACctagagagaaaatatattggGTCAGGTTCTTTGCTGGTATGAGCTGGATGGTGATGACACATCAACGGTCTAAAGGGATAAAAATGGCCCATTTAGctaaatatatgaaatatatatatattctgtaaAGGTTAAGCTGGAAATCGTAGTAATGTATTCAAGaagagcaacaggaaaaaagtgaaCATGAATAAAAAGGCAGCCACAAAGCTGagagatttaaaattaaaaccatgttTAGAAAAACACTAAGGCTTAAATAGCTGCTTAATTGTAACTTGTTTGCCAGTGCTGCCAATTCCTGTTGGCACGGGAAGACGTGCTGGTTCCCTGCATATGGCCACTGCTGTGGGCTCTTATTCTGGGGGCTGAAGGTTCTAAATGCAGCTGCCCCCAActtggggcagggcaggggagtTAGTCTGGGAGGGGGACCGCTGGGATATGTTTGCAaatcccttctctttctcctccacATGCGGAGTCTCCTAAAATGCTGCAGATGgtgagaaaaagagaggaagggcTTCCAGAGTGTAATCTTGGCCTTTCTTGGTCAGTGGGAATGCCGCCCAGGCTTCTGTCCCAATGGGGGTTCACTCCGGGTGTCCTGAGCTCCTACCTAAAAACCGTTTTGTTTGGCTCATGCCAGGCGCTCTCCTGCAAGTATCAGCCTTTGCATGAGATATCAGCAGTGACACTGTGCAGGTGGCACTGCTGTTATTGGCAATACTGGAGAGGACTTAGTATCAGAAATGCCTTACCAGATAAGAAGGGTGGAGACATGCAACATCccaagaggaagaggaaggcaaTCTTGATCTCtgctgcatgtctgcaggaagagATTTTGCATGGAGGCTCACATCTAGGCCCTAAATCTCCTTTATTCAGGCAAATCTCCCACTGTTTGCAGTGAGGAGTTTTGCCAGAGTAAATACAGCAGGTCTGGGCCTTTGCCCCATTTCGTTTTGCTGTAGGCAGATTGATAGCTCTGTGGGGAAATCAATGCTTAAGTCATGCATCCCTCCCTTCTCTGTGTTGCCCAATGCACAGACACAAGTCTCTAAACTCCTTCAGGGTTTGGGATGGTTTGGAGGGATCCCATGT of Melopsittacus undulatus isolate bMelUnd1 chromosome 11, bMelUnd1.mat.Z, whole genome shotgun sequence contains these proteins:
- the TRIM47 gene encoding E3 ubiquitin-protein ligase TRIM47, whose product is METAPGSAPPLSAAELRLALGAPGLPDGPFGCPICLDLLKDPVTVPCGHNFCQRCLGALRQRAGSPNSSGGAGGAVRCPLCQEPVPAALRLRKNRALCEVLPLLAAAAGGSSPPSPAAGSSMAPGAEEEHAAAEEGAAVLCDVCPAGSRAAAARSCLVCLASFCEAHLEPHRRAGAFRAHRLVAPLRRLEEGLCPRHLQPLDGFCRAEQACVCARCRAHDHRGHEVVPLEREREHKEAQQAKFLSDAENELEELAVTIAQAKKMVELIKGAAMKEREKVEKLFAEASEVLASFQKEVASFIEEGERSMLAEAEADLRWKEERRAKLVQCKQNLENVPSTDTIYFLQEFQALKVAMEENLSPALSFPNELNFTKCTQAVSAVKDVLSATCKKQWDHLQGKGIDEQSYQEIEEELAVSRLPEKLNSPACQESRDYFLKFAFIIDLDSDTADKFIHLFGTKGAKRVLCPIPYPESPTRFINCEQVLGLNLMNRGNYYWEVELIDGWVSIGVIAEDFDPRESYTRGRLGRNEKSCCLQWNGQNYVVWFGGFESVIQQPFFQTIGVFLEYSEKALTFYGVKDSKMTCLQQLKVSPFAKGIFDPFQNKINHQFASLFLCKLKPAFFLESVDAHLQIGPLKKDCVSVLKRR